The Dermacentor silvarum isolate Dsil-2018 chromosome 3, BIME_Dsil_1.4, whole genome shotgun sequence region GCTCGGGCGGATGAGTGTAACAAATACAATTTACGTGTTGCTAGCTTATCGCTTATCTAATGCCAGTGATATGAGCATCGTTAAGCGCCATACATTACAGATTGAAATACAAGGTGTTTATGCGGATAGGTTGCGTGCGGGACACAATAATTAGCACTAGAAAACTGTTGAGCTATGGCATCATACAATCGTTGTAGCACCACACGCATATAATGCTCAGACACCCGTTTCTGTAGGTTAATAGCGCAGAACGACTAACGCGGAGAGAAAGGGCGCCACATAACTAACTAAAATCACACAGAGACAATGACGAAGCTCTGCACCCTTATCAAGAGGCAATGCATGACTCACCTTCGCGTACTGCCGAAGGAAGCTCAACCGTATCCTTAGGGCTTCTTAGCTGGTCCGCCGAATCCGGCACTGCACCAGTTTGGTAAGTAGAACCAGTTGCGTCTGTTCGTGAGCTGTTCCCGGACACGCGACGCGGACTTTCCTGCGGCCACACATCCTCGACCGCGGCGTCCACGAGGTTCAGCGCTGGCAGAATAAATTTGTCTCTCTCTCCGGGTTCTTCGTCAACTCTGGCCCTTCGCGTCCTGGGAACGGCATCTCGCGCCTTGCGAGCCatggcagtcacaagaaagcgaCGTCGTAGGTCCTGACTGTCCTTGTCGTGCTTGCCGAGTTTCCCGACCGAAGCAGAAAAAATTTTCTCGGCCATGATGCAGTTGCGTTCCTGGTGACGGATACGACAAGACTGACACGGAAGGAATTGACGCCACGCGCACCGCACTGCGAATCGGCATTCCAGAAAAGAGTCGCACCTACTGAGTGCATTGCAGCGAGAGGAATGGGTCAGGTCGGTGAATCAGGGTGAAGGACCTGCAGAAAGAGATGTCCATTGTCCGCCTATAATCCCCCTGCACTTGAGCCCCTCTCAATATTCTGAAGCTTCACCCAAGTGTCAATGGCGCACAATGGACGTCGTTATTGCTGCTCACACGACGCAGCCGGTTTCCCCGATGACACATGCACTAGCCTTCGCTGCATTCCACGGAGTTGGCGAGAATCTCGTCGAACACTTCGGGAAAGCTTAAAAACGTTGGGACGGTGCATGCCTTTGagataagacaaaaaaaaaaggtgggggggggggagaaggaaaGGAAAGGGTGGGCAGCATTCCTGTGCAGCTGGGAAGGCACCCAATGCAGTGGAGCAAAAAGCTACGTGTTTGGTAGACCAGCCTTGAAGAACGAGTGGCGTCTTTATCTCAGCTATCACGCGCAACTTAACCCTACGCACTCAACACTGCAAGCTTGAATTTAAGGCAGAAAGGTTCTCAGCCAGGCTTGTTGGGGTGACGACATAATAGTACTTTTTAATTTTCTGAAAAACATGGTACCATCGAgctcaatatgagctgcaacatgcGAGCCGTTACTGTAGTGACACCCACCCAGAAACAAGTGGAGAGGGCGTCACCATTCGAGCAATGCTCATACCCCCTGCTATCTGTCGTCGGGTTTCTTCGCGGAGCGATCATACAATGGCCCACCGCGCTGCTATCGCCCCATCGCGGTTATAAGAATAACAATAATagcaaaaaagaacaagaaaaaatggAAGAATGGTTAGAGAGTGCTCCGGCATGGCAACGTGCGGAATGACGAAGCACGCTGCAGGCTAAGGGCTAAGGCCTTACGGGCTGCTATCGTATTATCGCTCCGCGTAGACAGCAGACAGCGCAAAGCACGTAGTTGTGCGCATTACTCGAATGGCGAAACTCTCTCCACTTTTTTATCGATAGCGTAGCTACGGCCACGGCTCGCGTGTTGCAGCACATATTGAGCGCGATAGTACGTTCATCTGGGCCGgcgttttgtagcgatgcgttatgctttattctatgctagtcttatcatacACCGCTCTTctctggctgatcccgttgataacgtgagcggtccgtcgctctgaccattgaccaagggcgaaaaggcattagcatcggaaaggcatcgttacaaaataccggccctcaCCTGCGAAAGCCACAGTGGGCTTGACTGGCACAACAAGACCATACATGTGTTGTCGTTTGTTAGACCCGTGTTTGAGCTGTTTGCATTATGAATGGGAAGAACGGCAGACAACGGGCGAGTGATTTCCTTAACGAGATGAGCAGTCGGTTTCGTTGAACAGAGGTGGCAGAAAAATGTGCTCCGCGAGCAGCCGGTAACAGCGCCCGTGGCACAGTAACACGAGGGTGGCAACCTTTCACATA contains the following coding sequences:
- the LOC125944385 gene encoding uncharacterized protein LOC125944385 codes for the protein MARKARDAVPRTRRARVDEEPGERDKFILPALNLVDAAVEDVWPQESPRRVSGNSSRTDATGSTYQTGAVPDSADQLRSPKDTVELPSAVREAFLAHVAVLNSTGEGLSDPAPANGELRPPLAVKRPRTMEPGKEPCEAQCAPLDAAANFQDTQDMDTS